From Lucilia cuprina isolate Lc7/37 chromosome 4, ASM2204524v1, whole genome shotgun sequence:
CACcctttaatttttgtatgtttgcaaaGGGATGCAAAGAGAGAGAGAGCTGccaattgaatttattttaatatgttcaataaattattttataaaaatataagtattaAACTCttaataaaaggtttataatataattaaacccctttttattaaatgaaaatgttaataaaataattttaaataaaacgaattaaatgtttataatatcattaaaagtcCTTAATGTCCTTACGAAATAATTGATGTCAATAAACAACTTGGCCACTCTGTGGCAAAATTAGTGAAGAACAGCAAAAAACAAAGAcagtttttataggaaaaacaaGTAATTAATAGCTAAAATACCAAACAAgtgaatatttcttttttatccatttcattttgtttaaataaattgttgtggTTGCACTGCACGCCCATTATAATAATGAGAAGATTACGCCGTCACTATATCAAATTAGtaattcttgttttattttgcgGTGCCGGTGTCTTGTACTTTACCAGGAGTACGGAAGATCTGGACAGGCAGAGTCAAATGTAAGTgttgatattttaaattgtattgaaagttgtttttgtattataatttttgtacaaaatacaTACTATTAATATAATGggtatattgtatgtatgtttagatgtataataaatttatttacttgtgATAGCAATCACAAAGGGAAATAAATACATTAAGGTGGTTTATTTCAAAAGTGTCTTAACTTAATATTGGtgattttgaaaatagttttgcaaaatattgACAGAACTAAACCCTAtcagttattttatatattttaaaaaatatctactatttttggtgaaaacatacttttctgttaaaaatgttaaaaacatcaaaaaattgAAGTACCATctcaattttaaagtattttaatgtCGTCCAAATATGATCTTTTATCTTagaatgaaatttgttaaattccaATCATTATTCCAAAAATCAAATCGCAAAGATAAAAACTAGCAACATGGACTCTAGAGCtccataaaaaaaattcttttatcttCATAATTAACTGAAAAATACATTCGAAActgttttgttaaaacaatgattttgtgagtaagaacacttttttaggTAGGTAAATGGTGACTAAAACTCAGCCTTTGTCCCTTCgggagaatttttttaaatgtatttacacTTTAAAACACACGATATAGGTATGTATGAACATTAGGgtaataactttttaaacttacaaataacaaatccgaaatacaaagaaaattattttatatttctctgTTATTGAAAGAGTATTCAGAAATAATGGGAAAGTGTTTTCCTAAAGACTGGCTATTGGCAGAATATAGGCAATTCTTTATACCTTAATGCACATtataattatgtacataaaaatgtataatatatcGTTGTTTTGATCTTAGGAAAAGCAAACTAGTTCAATATATTAATTCATAATTCATTCATTTAGTTAGAAGCAGTAATTATATCATTTACATATTCAGATATACAACTACATATGAAGAGTAGAGTAAGTTTATTTCAAGTGTCATTAGTGGACTAGTTCTTTAAAAGAGATATACAAAGTTTTGCATTCACTCTTTtaccaattttaaaaatttacaaaacaaactaaaacttattataaaaaCGTTTCTAAAATTCTAAACTTTCTTATCCACCTGTAAGCTTGTTTAATTTTTCGATTctagaaaataatgaaataagaaaaactttaaaaagtaattgtatacaatatttttttttattaacaaattaaaatttatttgtttaaactttatacATGAAGATCGTTCTGATCATGAGCGAAtatcatacatacatttttatcttAAGAActctataaattaatttttgttttgttatcaaatattaacttattttttatttttctcttttcttattggaaaattaaaatattcttaatactaatactaaataTTATTGTACAAACATATAAGCTATGTTTATCTGGTTTAAGGAAATACatggaaatatttaaacaaagaaagaaaaattacaatacatatttttaattataattaaggactaaaattacatacatttaaattaaagtcggtttaaaatgaaatgacgacatgtagaaataaatataatttacactAAGTTTAGAAAATCCTCGGCATTTGTCAAGTAACAGTTGCCTTGGATATTTTTCTGAGGCTAGCAATTGTTTCGAAATGTACTGCCCATGTTTCGATCGGTAGACACCATTGAGGCTGCAGCAGCGTTAGCTGTAGCCTGATTTGTTGCTACTGTGTTtgaattaatataaatgttatttgttgGTGTGGTGGTTTGAGAATGGTGctgattttgttgttggttttggtgctgctgctgttgttgttgggttATATGAGCCGGATGATGAACTATATGCGCTGTTGTAGCTGCAGCAGTATTAGCCTGCGCTTGATTTTGAGCCTGAGCTTGAAGTTGTAGTAATTGTTGAGCTGTTAATAAATGTGTTGGTATTATAACTTGTTGTTGatggtgttgttgctgttgatgttgttgctgttgctgcatTTGCAGGCGcaacaaatttaattgattGGCATTTATGGCAATCTGTAataatgcaaaataaatttaaattttaaaaaatcactgAGTGGAAATTGTTACTTACTGGCATATTAGTTAACTCGCCACTGGGTGTTAACATAACTTGTTGTAGCAGCTGCACTTGCTGCggatgatgttgttgctgcacttgctgctgctgttgttgatgctgAGCTATATTTTGCAACAGAGCAGTTTGCTGTTGATGTTGCATTACATTCGCTGCCTGGGCGGTTGCGGGATTAGCTGCAGTTAGAATAAGCTGTTGAGGTTGTTGGGCCACTAAATTTAAGCTTGCCGCCGTCAGTGGTGTGCCAGCAGCTAAGCCATTGTttagatgttgttgttgctgctgcagttGTAATTGATGTACTAGTTGAGCCTGGCCTGTTTGTTGTCCTGGCAGTGTGATAAAATATTGCAGATGCTGTTGAGGATGAGTTGCTTGCTGTATAATTTGTAACTGTGGTGTGgcttgatttgttgttgcagtGGCGGTCGTTATCATTTGCGTGGGCTGCGTCTGATTGATATTTCCTGTAATAGAGCCCGTTGTCGGCAAAGCAGTCGCTGTTGCAGTTTCCATTGGCAGACCTGATACATTTAATATCTCACCAGTCACTGTTGTCATTGTCGCCGTTGGCATGGGCGCTGGTGAGTTGTTGCTTGATATTGCATTATTATTACTACTGCTACTACTATTATTGGCCGAAGACGCGCTCTCATTGTTATGTCTTCTATGATTTGGTGGTTTGATGTCTTCTCTTGGCACAATATCAATTAGAAAATCAAATTGGTCATAGTTAGCTATGGCTTGAGCAATGTCGGACCTTTGCAGGGTACGTCGTTTACTTTCATCGGTGTGTATCCAAGCTCTCATTGTCAATTCTTGAATGAAAAACTCACATGCTTTGGCGAAAAGTGTTGGTGCTTCTGCCGCTATCATTTTAGCATTTTCATCCAGTTTCATGATCTTTTTAATCCGAGCTAATGGTAAAGACTGATGCTTCGAATCGACAACTGCAGTTTGCACCTCCTGAAGTATGTTGGGCCAAAAAGTGTCTATAGTTGGTGGTGGTTTTCGCGGCTGTTGCTGTTTGGtgttttttgctgatttttctTTGGGTATTGCACCAGTACTTATGTTTTGATTCGATATGGAGGTAGTTTGATCCAATGTCGACGCATTATTACTAATGGCAAATGTATTGCCGCCACTTTCCGCAACGACGGTAATGCTGCCGTTATTAGCATTATTATTGCCGTTATTATAGGACAGCATATCGATGTTTTGTACTCTTGTCTGAGATTGTGTGatatgttgctgctgttgttgtttaacaCCACTACTTAAACTACTATTAGATGATGTTCCATAAGAAGGCTGAGACATACCGAAACCCAATTtgcgaaaaattaaattaatacaactacaaaatacttttcacaagtttttttctacattaaCATTTAACAATCATATAATATACACATTATGCACTAATTTCATGTAATATTGTTTGCAATTGCTAAAACAATTGTACTATGCACAACTCTCTGATTGGCAGACCATCCATCCGCACTTCTGTCTTTTCGTTTATTCTTTATCTGACATTATTAGTGCGAGATTAAAACTATTTCTGGATACAAATTTATtcgttattttataaattcgtttatgttttgtatataattaaaaaaaaataatcaattcacttaataaattactataattaataataaacacgtacagccagagatacaagccgattcGGTTCAAAACGGCGGCAGCTGATCGCCGGCCAAATTTTGACAAGCCGCGCCGCagccaatattttgtttttcttaagcgACAATTGTTTAATTCAAACGGTAATTTGTTGGATTGTGCTAAATTCATTAATACAACTTGCATCGTATTGTCTTATTAACCTTTGAggaatgtttatgaataagaacctaaatattttcattattagaacataaatttttgttgtacaaaaaacgtagcatacttttagcctttaattaaatcattttcatatgaaaaattaaattcaaattatttttccttcacatttttacaaaaattccaaGTGTATGTAATCGGACACTTTCAGCTTTAAATATACTTGTAATAATGAAAATCTAATCTATTATCTGTATGATTTCATCTTAACTTTAGTTATGGGCGAAATTAGTGTATTCTGATGTTGTTAACTTTTGAAACCCTGTTATATCTCTCTTTATGtttcagaatgtgtaaaaaaattgttttcatgtattaaaattgtaaaaaacattGGAGGCAACTGTAATAGTGATCATATTGTCTAAAAATTATCATCTTATCTGTTCTAACAGATAATATAATAGATATATAACATTCTCAATATTCCTATATTACATTCTCAGCTTTGATTGATTCGATATTTTGGCCGCCGCCCGTTATTTTATAGCATATCGCGGCTGTAGCAGTCCAATTATGGTCGATCCGCCGCCGCTGTTTATTTAACATCGGCTTGTATCAGGGTTGGCAAATGGAATATTCTAATTGTACAAAACAgcattaaaattttccttttttattacgATTCCCCAGGTTCATAATAAAATTGGCAATGAAACTAAAAAGCGGATATACCATGTTAATCCattatttctaaaataacaaattttgtaaaatgaaaattttcacagAACTCTTCTTtagcaatttaaataattaccttttacatttacatttgttgttgcaaaaattaaaacacagtTTGCAcgacaaaatttcaaatctaGTTTACTTTAcctttattaagtttattttaatgttaccGTATTTTCGCGGCAATTTTAGAATGAATTTTTTGTGATAGATATTATtgtctctttctctcacacacaaaattataAGTTTCCTGTGTAGACCGACACAAAAAGTTcggtgtattaaaaaaaaacaaaatgtttaaattttatttcgtagACAAATAATGGAACGTTCTATACGGTCTATAATGAACCAAGTTGAATGCCGTTTACCTGAGCTACCAATCGATAATCCtgaattgatgaaatttttccaTTCGGTAGACAAAATTGACTGTGGGAACCCAAATGATGATTGGGTAATGTGCGAAGtaagtagtttttatttaatagcccgggaatatatttcaaattaaattttctttttagaaatctATATGTTTCGTTAAACCTGAAGCAATAGCAACAAATGGTGAGATAACTTGTACATTTACGGATATAATAcgtaaaaatgattttaaagcaCGT
This genomic window contains:
- the LOC111680203 gene encoding nuclear transcription factor Y subunit gamma, which produces MSQPSYGTSSNSSLSSGVKQQQQQHITQSQTRVQNIDMLSYNNGNNNANNGSITVVAESGGNTFAISNNASTLDQTTSISNQNISTGAIPKEKSAKNTKQQQPRKPPPTIDTFWPNILQEVQTAVVDSKHQSLPLARIKKIMKLDENAKMIAAEAPTLFAKACEFFIQELTMRAWIHTDESKRRTLQRSDIAQAIANYDQFDFLIDIVPREDIKPPNHRRHNNESASSANNSSSSSNNNAISSNNSPAPMPTATMTTVTGEILNVSGLPMETATATALPTTGSITGNINQTQPTQMITTATATTNQATPQLQIIQQATHPQQHLQYFITLPGQQTGQAQLVHQLQLQQQQQHLNNGLAAGTPLTAASLNLVAQQPQQLILTAANPATAQAANVMQHQQQTALLQNIAQHQQQQQQVQQQHHPQQVQLLQQVMLTPSGELTNMPIAINANQLNLLRLQMQQQQQHQQQQHHQQQVIIPTHLLTAQQLLQLQAQAQNQAQANTAAATTAHIVHHPAHITQQQQQQHQNQQQNQHHSQTTTPTNNIYINSNTVATNQATANAAAASMVSTDRNMGSTFRNNC